The following proteins are encoded in a genomic region of Amphiura filiformis chromosome 18, Afil_fr2py, whole genome shotgun sequence:
- the LOC140139026 gene encoding uncharacterized protein, with translation MNTRSIREKTTTASDYLISENVDILFLTETWLNINDQVVNGECTQPGYVFNNFPRRTSNHGGIATIYRQSMNLQIVNHGNNIITFEHAGVLDRTNDIPYVIVYRPPPSRENGFQLSTYQTEFKDFMSEIALMPRKVIVVGDFNMHVDIPSKSEVRRFLTGIETSGFQQHVTEPTHISGHILDLVISRPDDNLIHSCRVQNNIRSDHFMVNFLINQRKPSLTKKTVTYRNFKSIDHVKYIKDVKSELGNLSSELSPDLLIANFNSKMQAVLDHHAPETIKTRTIRPQYPWYNSSIHEHRQRRRKLERKWRKSDCLEDKQAYIDQKNLVNQLIESAKVDYYKDKLENSDTKGVFQTVNSLLNAKNDRRLPTGDSLQTVCTNLADYFTNKVVKIREELDHGSQVDQSVAFNNDYVNTVCSFSEFSQVTEIEVSILVTKSPSKTCKLDSIPT, from the coding sequence ATGAATACACGGTCGATACGTGAAAAAACAACTACTGCATCTGATTATCTAATCAGTGAAAACGTGGACATATTGTTTCTGACAGAAACTTGGTTAAACATCAATGATCAAGTTGTTAATGGTGAGTGCACCCAACCTGGATACGTTTTCAATAACTTCCCCCGTAGAACTAGTAATCATGGCGGTATTGCTACCATCTACAGACAATCCATGAATCTCCAAATCGTTAACCATGGCAATAATATTATAACCTTTGAACATGCTGGCGTTCTTGATAGAACAAATGATATCCCTTATGTCATTGTATATAGACCCCCACCATCAAGGGAAAATGGCTTTCAGCTCTCAACCTATCAGACAGAGTTTAAAGATTTCATGAGTGAAATTGCCCTCATGCCCAGAAAAGTGATTGTTGTTGGAGACTTTAACATGCACGTGGACATTCCATCAAAGTCTGAAGTCAGACGTTTCTTAACTGGCATCGAGACTTCTGGTTTTCAGCAACATGTCACCGAGCCAACACATATATCCGGACATATCTTGGACCTTGTAATATCAAGACCCGACGACAATTTAATTCACTCCTGTCGTGTTCAAAACAATATTCGATCGGACCATTTTATGGTAAACTTCCTCATAAACCAAAGGAAACCATCTCTTACAAAAAAGACTGTAACGTACCGTAATTTTAAGAGCATTGATCATGTGAAATACATCAAAGATGTTAAGAGTGAACTTGGTAATCTCTCTagtgagctttcacctgatttGCTGATTGCAAATTTTAACTCTAAAATGCAAGCTGTATTAGATCACCATGCACCTGAAACAATTAAAACTCGTACAATTAGACCACAGTATCCATGGTATAATAGTAGTATTCATGAGCATCGACAGCGTCGCAGAAAATTAGAACGCAAATGGCGAAAGAGTGACTGCTTGGAAGACAAACAAGCGTATATTGATCAGAAGAACTTGGTCAACCAACTTATCGAAAGTGCGAAAGTTGATTATTATAAGGATAAGTTGGAAAATAGTGACACCAAGGGTGTATTCCAAACAGTTAACTCCCTGCTAAATGCCAAAAACGATAGACGTTTACCAACAGGTGATTCCCTACAAACTGTGTGTACAAATCTTGCTGATTACTTCACAAACaaagttgtcaaaatccgtgaAGAACTTGATCATGGTTCTCAAGTTGATCAAAGTGTTGCATTTAACAATGATTATGTAAATACGGTGTGTAGTTTTAGCGAGTTCTCCCAGGTTACTGAGATTGAAGTCTCCATTTTGGTTACTAAATCTCCTTCAAAGACTTGTAAACTTGACAGCATACCCACCTAG